The sequence TacgtaattcttttttttttttaattaacttccAAAGAAGATCAGatcctaataaataaataagagagaCAAACAATAAGGaaattcaaagctaaaaaaattgaaattcaatcCACTGCAttccaagaagaaaagaaaatcaggaAAATAAATGTGGAGTTACGCGTCAGCATTGTAAGAAAGGAACAAAAGGGGGTGGAtctgaaatagaaaaaaagagaagaaacaaaCCTGAATCTGAACAAAAACAGCCAGAGGACTACAAAATGCTTTACTCAGAGAGAAGAGGACACTATCCATTGCCTCCGACATTgcttcccctctctctctctctctgtaagAATAcagtaaatttatttatttattcaaatctCCATAGAGGAGAAGGAAAGGGAGAGAGCAAAGAGGGGCAAGAAAGAGCGGTGAGCTAGAGAAGACGAGACTTTTATACTACTAATTACCCGAAGATTTAATACAGTAATTAATTTTGCTTTCCatttatctctctttctctcccctTGTTTTCGGCGGTTTGTTTGGGAGTAAAAATTTGCAGAGGGAGATTTGGGAGAGGGAGAGACCGTTTGGTGATGTACAGGTCAGAGCGACAGAGAGACGGGAGCTGCGCCAATCAGCAGCcagcaaaatatatatattgattacgGTACTCTAtatttcttaatgttttatTCTTAaccctatattttattttattttattttattattatctccatattttcttataatgtttCAATTTCTTCGTTTATCGTTAAATACTACCAAACAAAAAGCTGGCTGTATTCAGATTTTATTTATTcgctctctcttttctttccctgtCAAATtggcatatattttaataatgtttttgaaaaaaagcttggggaaaaattaaaaagtggaCTGTTTAAGGGTGACGTGGGAAAATCATAAATCATAGGAGTAGAATTGGGACCTTGTTGAATCTATAGGGGTGAAAATAAAGTTGACCTATTGAATAACGAGAGATCACGCCGGGGAGTGACTCGTGTGTGTAGATATGACAGCTGGCACGTGTGGGATTTGTGAAGGGCAAAAAGGGAACCCTCGTTTTCTATGAttggtttaaatgtttttattaatttgagagAGAAATAGGGGTAAAAGATGCTGCTTCCTGATCCGAATCTTCCCTCATTCGCTGTCCCTTTCATGACACCTTGTCATTTGTTCCCCCcccttttttaatgtttttttaactgataAAGTATAAGACTCTATGCTGTTGACGTGGCATATGTTCTGTCTTCTCTCCACTTCGGAAAATCCAATGtcattaatataaaagataaatacctCATAATTAAAATTCCCATAATAATtaagcaaattattttttaaaatattttttatattaaaataatatttttttttattttttaaaaaatatttttaaaattagtgcattaaaataattcaaaaaaaataaaaaaaattaaataaataaaatcataattcatGTCATATAATATTCTAAGAGTTTTTTTGTGTTGATATTACcttttagcatttttatttcAGTTCCATTTAGCAAAATCCAAGAGAAAAAGCAAGGGCGTCCTTTCCTTAATGTGTAAGTTTCTTCTCAACGTTCAATGACGCGTGGCATTAGCAGCaagcttttttaatttatcgtaGGGATCAACACGTGCGATACGGTAAATGGGTTGGTTTGGTATAAAACAATGGTATATCAATCTTGGAATAAAAGGCACCTTGTTGATTCTGTTTTGTTCTAAGAAATCCATATCTTATTTATAACTTTCTTAATTccctttcaagaaaaaattaatatataggtgttgaattttatgttttttgttttgaattgtatTCAAAacggtttaaaaatacatataattttaagtgtttcgtgtttaaaataaaaatattttttaaaatattataatatacatAATTTAATGTTTGGCAATACTTGTAATcttctgaattattttttgtaaatttatattccGTCATGttcttttaagaataaaatcaaatataaattattaaatttaaattgaatacaaataatttaattcataataattaaaaatggtaACAAGtcaaacttattattattgttattctattacaataaaactcaaaaacacATTTCTAACCGGATAGAAATCATATTTTCgtcataaaactaaaaataaaagatccgGTGTCGAGAGAGCCCATGTGGAGCCGTGAATAACGTGGAATGCCATGTTTTCAGGCCACATGACCTTGCCGCCAGAAAAAGGCGGTGCGGTGGGGGTGGAGCCAGAAATCCAGGCAGTCATGGTGGGTCGTATTTGTAGCAATTTGGAAGAGGAGGAATAAAATCGCAAACAAGTTTCAGCTTTTGGGAAGAAATGGACTGTCAAGAAGCTGGCTGGTTTGACGTGTCATCATCTTACAGGGGGAGAGGATAGTCGACTTGGTGCTCGACTGGGTCACATGGCTGCCAGCTCTTGCTTCCCCCATGGATCATGCTAGCAGAGATAGATCCCAGCTTTATAGCCTGGCCCACCCAGCGCAGATTTAGTGTTTTTGATTGCTTCTTGCTAATTTCAACCGAAACCTACCAGTCTATCTTGACTAGAATTGCCGGCGACTACTGCttgccttttgattttttatggattATTTGTTGCCCTCTCTCCCACTTCTCAGGTTTGAAGTTTGAAATATCCTGCTCACAGtttgttttttctggtttattGAGCAGATGGATAATGTCACcttgttttttatgattatgatttaaaaaataattttaattatggttggtttgaaaaaatatatgtttggttaaaattatagttgaaattgaggttgaacaaaaaaataatttaatatgtttggtttaaaattatgatttaatttgatattataatataattactactttatttataatattaatagacaattacataaaaaaagtaatcttaCATCCAATAAAATGCCATGGGATACATGTTCAAACCCATTGAAAAAGAGTTCAACTGCAAATATTGACCAAACTTgagtttttataaaacaattactGGTTTTACAATAGCAATGCCCTGCATTTCTCTTTCATGCCCCCTTCCTTGCCCCTCGTTTTTTCCCCATAATTCAATGGTTTTATGTAGAAAGAGACACATCCATTACTTTAATTGTTGTTAGTAGTAATAGTTTCATGTAGGGTTGTTGTGCGCAGTGAAGAGAAATAAATGCAAAGAATGGTTGCGAAGAGCAACAAAAGAGAAGATGATAAGCTGgtaaatttctcatctttgttATCTTTAGAAAGTTCAACCTGTGATTGAACTCGTAATAAGTAGTATTTTActgcttttttaaaatcacagtCCTGCCTCGACAAAATAATGGGACCCGcgtgttatatatttttaacatgcgGTAACCAAACACATGCATCACTCTGTATTAAAGAAACACAAACGTTGTTGTTTAGACAAACGGactcttagttttcaagaaaacacACTTTTGATGTCGGTGGAGCTTTAGGGTTTGTTTTGGCTTATGATAGCGGATatggtttaaaatgtttttttatttataaatatagtaaaataatttttttatttttaaaaattattttttaaaatcagaacATCAAAACGAtgtgaaaacataaaaaatatattttttagtaatttttttttatagaaattttagGGAACAAAAACTCTAATATAATCCAtggtgaagggttttttttttttttcttacaattttatcttcaaactttatttcttttcatttgcatTCTTTTATGCCTTCAGGTTACAAGAAGTTGTAAggagggataaaattaaaaaagaagggaTCAAAGTAtaaaataggaagaaaaaaaatatgaaatttcggtaataaaaagagaaaatatcgATTAACATCAATTTagcttataaaaaaacatagttaatGGTGCCATTAGGTTCcattcaataaaagaaaatatcactCTAGTGTTACTTGGTTTTCTCAGCACTTTAAATAATAGATTTAAGCtagagaagattttttttttttgagttgattttggaTCTATGAACCAGTTTTTGGGTAATTTGAGAAATATGCGATTTTATAAAGGAATGTaaagtattttcaaaataaaaaaaaaaaaggttgaaaatttgatttctaggtaaaaaaacacaaacattgAATTTTCAACCATGGTGgaaatggggggggggggttaacacttaatgtttttttcaaaacaacatGTGGCGGATGAcacatattcaaaataataataacaatctttgtttcaagtcattttcaaaattagcCATGTGCACAAGTCTGATTTTTCAGGCTAATCAGcgccttattttttttatttcttttttaattgacacctctttttatatgtatttttaaaaaaatattttttttaatttatatttagattgataccttttctctttgattttttatattatttatttagcatttttctaaataaaatttatatttttaattatttatatgtatttaatattttcaaagagattcatttatgaatttatatatatatatatatatatatatatatatatatatataaagactttattttttaaaaattaaaaaatatttgttcttgGTAAGAAAAAGGGacatttttaagataaaaataaatgtgtgCATTACATGGAAAAGTTAGcattaaatatcatatttatCTATCTTTTACTTTTATAGATAtgattatccttttattttagaatttaattggCATTAGTAAACTCTTTCTCAGTTTATTAGTTGAAgcattttaagatttattttgtttaacataaaatatatttttatgtttcttagTTAAAAGAATCATGATATAGTAAAACGTACTCGTAACATtgtctcatttttataattgaaaactaACTTGAGATCCTACCCACAATATTGTGTCaacaacttatatatatatatatatatatatatgaacctCACTTTATTATGTTATATgtaaacactatttttttagttcacGTAACAACatttatgaatattaatttcGTATACAATTTCTATTAGAAATAGTTGTTATTTAATCAtgctttaaaaattacatgtattttgcaaattaattaaccgtaacaaaaacttaaaattttcatGAAGATTCAATGGTCaacaaataagatttaaaatccaataggtaagaaataaaaacaagataagaTGATGTGGCTCAagagaaatatgaaaaaaaaaaaaatcaccaggGACACCAAAATATGTTCTTGATACATTTGATATTATTAGAAACATCTCGATGAAACAATTCTAACCAcatcttaaaaaacaatcaaacaaggtcatgattaattcaaaattaacctTGAACAAAACTTCTAACCAATTACAATATTgcttgatgtttttttctttaaattaattttatatgattttcttggattattttaatatgttgatgtcaaatgagaattttaaaaaataaaaaaaatatattattttaatatatttttaaataaaaaacactgaaaaacaatattaaccCAAACACCCCCCAATACAAGCAATGCCAAACTCTACTAGCACACGGAACAGAATTCGTTCCATGAAACGCATTGGCAGTTTCATATGGATCTTTGGTAACGAAGAAAATCCATAGGAGAAAGAAACTTGGATGCTGAAAATGCAGAAGCAGAAAAATACCCAAATCTCACGGTTTACTTCATGATGCAACATTTCTCATTTTCCCTAATTAACCAATAAAAGAGGGTAAAGCTAACCCCCAGCCCTCTTGGTAACGCTAAAGATGCAGAAGATTGAAGAATTGCAGCAAAAGGAAAGACACTTGGATCAATGCAGCAGTTGATTACTGACAGGACAAAAAGAGCTTGATTCCATGGCCATTAAAACTCTTGCTATTGCTATTGGAGATACGAAAGTGGAAGTGCTTCCATGCATGTTTGATGGTTTCAAAATGCCAGAGAATAATATACTTTTAATCTAGCTTCATCATCAAAGAAATCTGAACAACGCTGATAAAATTGCAGCTCCTATATAACACCAAGAGGGGAGGAGAAAGCAACTAGTTTCTTTGTAACTGAAATTTAGCTTGTCATGCAAAACATCCATGAAAAGTCATTCCAGTACGACTGTTGAAGTATGACCTATGCTGCGATTCTCATTGTTGTTTCCAATTAAATGGTGAAGAAGCACACCTGCTGCAACACTGACATTCAAGCTCTCCACGGCCAAAAAGGATCGGAACTCTGCACTCGAGCATTCAAGAtttatttcttcatctttcactTCATCACCTCCTCCCACAGTTGCATCAACAGGAATATTTCCAGGGATTCGAACTAATTGCGTACATGATCTCTCCACCAATGGCCTCAAACCAGTGCCCTCACTGCCCAAAACAAGGATTGTGGGTTGACCAGGCAAAACCTCACTCAGAGAAACAGCTTTTGAGGAGACAGAACCACCAAGAACTCGCCATCCATTTTCAGCTGATGAAACCAAGAATTGCATCATATTTTTGCAATACCTAAGCTCCATTAGTTCAAGTGAACCTGCACTTGCTTTGCTCACAACTCCACTCAATGGAGCAGAATTTTTTGCGCATAGCACCACCCCTGAAGCCCCAAAGAAGTAAGCAGACCTGATAATTGCCCCCAGATTCTGAGGATCTGTAACCTCATCCAAGGCTACCCAAAGAGAACCCTTTTCTTCATCAGGTAAAACTGCATCTAATTCCTGTATTTTCACCATCTCCAATGGAGATGCATCAAGAACAAGGCCTTGATGGGGGCGATTATCAACAATCATATTAAGGTCATGCTTTGAAACTTCCTTTGTGCTTAACCCAATTTTCTTAGCCATCCTCAACACTTTCTCAAACCCTTTCTTGTCCTTCCTCTTCCTATTATTGCCACTCAAATCCAACCCTTCTTGAATATACAATGCATAGAATTCTCTTCTTCCAGCTGATAAAGCAGCCAAAACAGGACCCACCCCAAAAACCCCTTCACCAGCAATCTTAGGAACAGTAAATTCTGTAGCCTCTTTCCATGTCTTTCTACCCCAATTGTCCTGCCTATTCCACCTTTGAAACTCAGGTTTCTCAGTCTGGCCTCTCACACTCACCCTTCCTCTGAACCTATTTTTGATCTTATCCCATCTTGGATCATCAACAACCTCCAGATCCTCTTCTGCTTCTCCTCCTTCAACACCATCTTCCCTTTCATTGTAACCATAACCACTTGGCTTGTTCTTAGCAGCACCCGCCATTCTCCTTGTACTTTCTTTATCCCACACCTTGTGAATCTCTCTCCCAGAAGCAGCTTCTGCTATGTCCTCCCAAGAAGATCGATCAGTTTTTCCGACAGCCACTTCTTCTAACCTTTTCTTAGACTCCTCCCAAGATGAGTAACCTGTTTCTGCAACAGTTCCTTTCTCTAACCTTTTCCTCGAATTCACCCAGGAAGAGTCACCACTAACTTTCTCCAATCTTTTCACAGACTCCCCCCAAGAAGAATTACTACCCTTTCCACTTGCCCCGATCTCCAACCCTTTTGCTTCTTTAAGTTTCTTAGAATTCAACCAAGGAAGTGACTTTCCAACTCTAACCACACCACTCCCTTCATCGACTCTCTGCGAAAAACGATCTAGAGAAACTTCTAGCAGAACAATGCACAACAGTTTTAATTCTAAACCCTCCTGAAATACTTCTGGCTCTAGCTATCCCTCCCATTTCCATGTCCTTCCACTGAAATCCAGAATTAGTTTTTGTTGGTCTCACAAAGTTGCGAACTTTATGCGCTTTGTGGCCAAAACCATGTGAAAGTGTTGTGAAGTGGTCACATAGAGGGTTTAGTGAGGGTTTTGAATGGCACCCAATTGGTAAAAACTGGGGTTTTAGACATCTAGGTTTTAAAGAAACCCTGGTAGCCAAGGGAAATAATTGGCCCTTTGCTAGATTTGAGTACATTGCGCTcattaaaataatgaatgaaATGAAAGCAACAAGCAATTCAAAGAGTAAATACCTGGTGGATGGATTCAACACACAGGTTCTTATTGCTTAAGGAAGCAAAAACCCTATCTTGATTTATCCTCACCACTGATAACTCCCTTTATCTTCCTCAGTATAGCAGTTTCTCTCAACCTCAAACGAAGCCGCCACAGAGGAAATAGTGGAGTAGTAAATCCAGCTCACTTTTCTCAGCAACGCTATTATCCTTACAGATTTTGGATAATTGTATTATCAGTacagaaattttatttatataatttttaatttttttcacttcattaaccgacttttttcaaaaatttcaatcGAGTACTTCcttggtcaattttttttatatattatttgatgatatgatacttttttaaaattattaatattattttaacttttattttatattattaaattggaTCAACTTTAAaccagaaaataattttttttaaaagtgaattcatgtaaagtgaattatttttttaatatttgataatatcatgaaaaataagttgaaaaatattttctagtgtttggttatgttatgaaaaatgagctgaaaaataatttatgaatatttttttcaagtttattaaaataataaagaacaaatcttacaaattaaaaagttgaatgagaatgaaattgaaaaaaaaatctaatttcataaattatctcaaataaaataaataataatcaaaataatagagatcaaatctaacaaataaaaaaaattaaaagatgtaaaattaaaataataataattaaaatttcataaattatttcaaataaaataagtaacaattaaaagaatgagaaccaaatttgataaataaaaaatttcaattaaaaaattaataagagaaaagcgaataacaattataaaaataaggatcaaagttaatataaaataaaataaaaaaaattttaagggaataaattaaaaaaaaattcaaacaaaatatatatcaatcaaaagtttgagcaccaaatttgatataatcagcaaataatatgatattactattttttttcacaacttctagaaagtgtttttccacccaaaattaaaaaaaaaaaaaaaaacactttcctggaaatcaagctaaatttttctttgactggaaagtgttttccgttgatcaacttttctaatggcaaacaaacatagaaaaatttaaaaagtggtTTCTAGAAAACCACTTTCCGTGAAAACAAACTCCCcttgatcttttttattttgatatactaatattttctattatttcaaCCAGGTACtttttaaattgacaaaatttctttacttcaatttttttaagtatgatttatttttcatgatttcatcaaCTTTTCATTTATGTCGCAATTacatgatatttgttttatttagttaaaataataaatattttacttgtatgaataattgatttattaattttagataatTGGGTTTTTAGGTTTTGTATGATGATTGATGAAAAGATTACAACTTTAAAAAGATTTAccttagttattttatattttatcttaatttaaagGAAAATTATCTCTTATAATATGATCAAAATTACAGTTGCCTATCatgttgtataaaaaaatatagtttgcatactaaatcaaaaaaaaattcaaatatgagaaaatga is a genomic window of Populus alba chromosome 18, ASM523922v2, whole genome shotgun sequence containing:
- the LOC118051602 gene encoding LOW QUALITY PROTEIN: uncharacterized protein (The sequence of the model RefSeq protein was modified relative to this genomic sequence to represent the inferred CDS: deleted 1 base in 1 codon) — its product is MSAMYSNLAKGQLFPLATRVSLKPRCLKPQFLPIGCHSKPSLNPLCDHFTTLSHGFGHKAHKVRNFVRPTKTNSGFQSFSRSFSQRVDEGSGVVRVGKSLPWLNSKKLKEAKGLEIGASGKGSNSSWGESVKRLEKVSGDSSWVNSRKRLEKGTVAETGYSSWEESKKRLEEVAVGKTDRSSWEDIAEAASGREIHKVWDKESTRRMAGAAKNKPSGYGYNEREDGVEGGEAEEDLEVVDDPRWDKIKNRFRGRVSVRGQTEKPEFQRWNRQDNWGRKTWKEATEFTVPKIAGEGVFGVGPVLAALSAGRREFYALYIQEGLDLSGNNRKRKDKKGFEKVLRMAKKIGLSTKEVSKHDLNMIVDNRPHQGLVLDASPLEMVKIQELDAVLPDEEKGSLWVALDEVTDPQNLGAIIRSAYFFGASGVVLCAKNSAPLSGVVSKASAGSLELMELRYCKNMMQFLVSSAENGWRVLGGSVSSKAVSLSEVLPGQPTILVLGSEGTGLRPLVERSCTQLVRIPGNIPVDATVGGGDEVKDEEINLECSSAEFRSFLAVESLNVSVAAGVLLHHLIGNNNENRSIGHTSTVVLE